The Streptomyces sp. Je 1-332 genome has a window encoding:
- a CDS encoding cytochrome P450, whose amino-acid sequence MDQPQILVLDATGSDRHAEDAALRARGPAARVDVLGVEAWAVTDPSLLKQLLTDPRVSKDPRQHWPMFPDKIVGTWPLALWVAVDNMFTAFGGDHRRLRRLVSPAFTARRIAALQPRIEEISHTLLDEFAALPAGEPVDLRDRFAYPLPIRVISELMGVPDHHQARFRRTVDRVFDTTLDPDQAATNTQELYAILTDLVAARRAEPGDDMTSVLITTRDDDGSVLAEQELLDTLLLVISAGYETTVNLLDQAIAALLSHPEQLALVREGKSAWTDVVEETLRYEAPVAHLPMRFAVEDIPLAQGLTIRQGEAILASYAAAGRHPDLHGASAGTFDLTRANKTHLAFGHGVHVCLGAALARMEAETALRALFTRFPDLALAVPASTLSPAESFISNGHRELPVILRPATGN is encoded by the coding sequence ATGGACCAGCCGCAGATCCTTGTCCTGGACGCCACCGGCAGCGACCGGCACGCCGAGGACGCCGCCCTGCGTGCGCGCGGCCCGGCCGCCCGCGTCGATGTCCTGGGCGTCGAGGCGTGGGCCGTGACCGATCCGTCCCTGCTCAAACAGCTCCTCACCGACCCGCGGGTATCCAAGGACCCCCGTCAGCACTGGCCGATGTTCCCGGACAAGATCGTCGGCACCTGGCCGCTCGCGCTGTGGGTGGCCGTGGACAACATGTTCACCGCCTTCGGCGGCGACCACCGGCGGCTGCGCCGTCTGGTCAGCCCGGCGTTCACCGCGCGCCGTATCGCCGCCCTGCAGCCGCGTATCGAGGAGATATCCCACACGTTGCTCGACGAGTTCGCCGCCCTTCCCGCCGGAGAGCCCGTCGATCTGCGCGATCGGTTCGCCTACCCGCTGCCGATCCGTGTCATCAGCGAACTCATGGGGGTGCCCGATCACCACCAGGCCCGGTTCCGCCGTACCGTCGACCGCGTTTTCGACACCACGCTCGACCCCGACCAGGCCGCCACGAACACCCAGGAGTTGTACGCGATCCTGACCGACCTGGTCGCGGCCAGGCGAGCCGAGCCCGGCGACGACATGACCTCCGTACTCATCACCACCCGGGACGACGACGGCTCCGTCCTGGCCGAGCAGGAGCTCCTCGACACCCTCCTCCTCGTGATCAGCGCGGGCTACGAGACCACCGTCAACCTGCTGGACCAGGCCATCGCCGCGCTGCTCAGCCACCCCGAACAGCTCGCCCTGGTCCGCGAGGGCAAGAGCGCGTGGACAGATGTCGTCGAAGAGACGCTGCGCTACGAGGCCCCCGTGGCGCACCTGCCGATGCGGTTCGCGGTGGAGGACATTCCGCTGGCACAGGGGCTCACGATCCGCCAGGGTGAGGCGATCCTCGCCTCCTACGCGGCAGCGGGCCGGCACCCTGACCTCCACGGGGCGAGCGCCGGCACCTTCGACCTGACCCGAGCCAACAAGACCCATCTCGCGTTCGGGCACGGCGTCCACGTCTGCCTCGGCGCCGCCCTGGCCCGGATGGAGGCAGAGACCGCGCTCAGGGCACTGTTCACCCGCTTCCCGGACCTCGCCCTCGCCGTCCCCGCCTCCACACTGAGCCCCGCGGAGTCGTTCATCTCCAACGGGCACCGGGAACTGCCGGTCATCCTCCGCCCGGCCACTGGTAACTGA
- a CDS encoding DUF3500 domain-containing protein — protein MDGQQWEATAAAVREAVRALLRVLEPEQVRVLRAGPDRLDAPEWREWTYLPGSRPGLATEGLDARQREAVDAVLAAAHSVEGAELARGAIEVERYRRAAAGATGDDRYWVRLSGDPDSGGPWGWRMNGHHLAVHVLIAPDGMRVTPHFIGAEPARIADGPQAGRRLLGPEEDLARQLVTDLDVGRRAKAVFADSPPDDILTRDDPFADPDLLPTGLTHGDMAPGEQRLLERLVRRYLDRAPAAYARECWSDTVAQGLDTLSFSWAGGRAPGDRHYYCVRAPDFLIEYDNTQDDGNHAHSVWRHVRHDWGADLLRAHYTEQHG, from the coding sequence GTGGACGGACAGCAGTGGGAGGCGACGGCCGCGGCCGTGCGGGAGGCGGTGCGTGCGCTGCTGCGCGTGCTGGAGCCGGAGCAGGTGCGTGTGCTGCGAGCGGGGCCCGACCGCCTGGACGCGCCCGAGTGGCGGGAGTGGACGTATCTGCCGGGCTCGCGCCCCGGGTTGGCGACCGAGGGTCTCGATGCCCGGCAGCGCGAGGCGGTCGACGCCGTGCTGGCCGCGGCGCACAGCGTCGAGGGGGCCGAACTGGCCCGTGGGGCAATCGAAGTGGAGCGGTACCGCCGCGCCGCCGCCGGCGCCACGGGGGATGACCGCTACTGGGTGCGCCTGTCGGGCGACCCGGACAGCGGCGGCCCGTGGGGCTGGCGGATGAACGGCCACCATCTCGCCGTACACGTACTGATCGCGCCGGACGGCATGCGCGTGACGCCGCACTTCATCGGCGCGGAACCGGCGCGTATCGCGGACGGCCCGCAGGCCGGACGCAGGCTGCTCGGGCCGGAGGAGGACCTGGCGCGGCAGTTGGTCACGGACCTCGACGTCGGTCGGCGGGCCAAAGCGGTCTTCGCCGATTCACCGCCGGACGACATCCTGACCCGCGACGACCCCTTCGCTGATCCGGATCTGTTGCCGACGGGCCTGACCCACGGCGACATGGCTCCCGGTGAACAGCGGCTGCTCGAGCGTCTGGTGCGCCGCTACCTGGACCGCGCACCCGCCGCGTACGCGCGGGAGTGCTGGTCCGACACCGTGGCGCAAGGGCTGGACACCCTGTCGTTCTCCTGGGCCGGTGGCCGCGCGCCCGGGGACCGGCACTACTACTGCGTCCGGGCGCCGGACTTCCTCATCGAGTACGACAACACCCAGGACGACGGCAACCACGCCCACTCGGTCTGGCGGCACGTCCGCCACGACTGGGGCGCCGACCTGCTTCGCGCGCACTACACCGAGCAGCACGGCTAG
- a CDS encoding lipase family protein has translation MMSALRGRPVAAGAVLAVAVVGLPGSAAAQSTTAPDDAPNATRSAPGAKTAPGKIIRSEPSSFQYTPGVPTPTKAWKITYRSTSANGRPNAVSGTVIVPDDGRTTPRPLITYAVGTVGLGDKCAPSAGFPGGTTAEAPLVNAALVRGYAVVVTDYEGLGTPGDHTYMVAKAQGSAVLDAARAAQRHPEAAKFGVSANAPVGIMGYSQGGGASAKAAEMARTYAPELKVKGTASGGVPADLAKVAESLEGGDSAGYLLMSAVGQNAANPALGLKKYLTKEGRKLAEVVRNECVGTVLEAGRGKTIEDVTTSNPLDRPEWQRAIAKQLIGTKRTSAPTFVYHGDADETIPYAVGQKLRADWCAKGNTVEWQSFPGQSHVGTAIQGNGPALEWLGRRFAGEPTSGNCGT, from the coding sequence ATGATGTCAGCCTTACGCGGACGACCGGTGGCCGCGGGTGCCGTCCTCGCGGTGGCGGTGGTCGGACTCCCCGGGTCCGCCGCCGCGCAGAGCACGACCGCGCCGGACGACGCCCCGAACGCGACCCGCTCGGCCCCGGGTGCGAAGACCGCACCCGGCAAGATCATCCGCTCGGAACCGTCCTCGTTCCAGTACACCCCGGGCGTACCGACCCCCACCAAGGCCTGGAAGATCACGTACCGGTCCACTTCCGCCAACGGACGGCCCAACGCCGTCTCCGGCACCGTGATCGTTCCCGACGACGGCAGAACCACCCCTCGCCCGCTCATCACGTACGCCGTCGGCACGGTCGGTCTCGGCGACAAGTGTGCGCCGTCCGCCGGATTCCCGGGCGGTACGACGGCCGAGGCGCCACTCGTCAACGCCGCGCTGGTACGCGGCTACGCGGTCGTCGTCACCGACTACGAAGGCCTCGGGACGCCTGGAGACCACACCTACATGGTCGCCAAGGCTCAGGGCAGCGCCGTCCTCGACGCGGCACGCGCGGCCCAGCGGCACCCGGAAGCGGCGAAGTTCGGCGTCTCCGCGAACGCGCCCGTCGGCATCATGGGCTACTCCCAGGGCGGCGGCGCCAGCGCGAAGGCCGCCGAGATGGCCAGGACCTACGCCCCCGAGCTGAAGGTCAAGGGAACGGCGAGCGGCGGCGTCCCCGCGGATCTCGCCAAGGTCGCCGAGTCACTGGAGGGTGGGGACAGCGCCGGTTATCTGCTGATGTCCGCCGTCGGCCAGAACGCGGCCAACCCGGCCCTGGGACTGAAGAAGTACCTCACCAAGGAAGGCCGCAAGCTCGCCGAGGTGGTGCGGAACGAATGCGTCGGCACGGTCCTGGAGGCAGGGCGCGGCAAGACGATCGAGGACGTCACCACGTCCAACCCGCTGGACCGGCCCGAATGGCAGCGGGCCATCGCCAAGCAACTGATCGGGACCAAGCGGACGTCGGCGCCGACGTTCGTGTACCACGGGGACGCGGACGAGACGATCCCCTACGCGGTCGGGCAGAAGCTGCGGGCCGACTGGTGCGCGAAGGGGAACACCGTGGAGTGGCAGTCCTTCCCCGGGCAGTCCCACGTGGGGACGGCAATCCAGGGCAACGGCCCGGCACTTGAGTGGCTCGGCCGACGCTTCGCCGGCGAGCCCACGTCAGGCAACTGCGGTACCTGA
- a CDS encoding family 16 glycoside hydrolase — protein MAGGVLTAPAVGAEDKDDDRPFADLPPQEPGVTLRVFDVQSPLSKLCDLKPAQTPNVDKLIPTVDWSSTEGFGFSDNFVSQIIGNINVPADGAYTFRLISDDGSRLFIGDKKVVDHDGLHGAEPKDGEITLTPGYHPLRVDHFDRSNDQQVTLQWKPPGADAFTLVPNSVLSTDADVVRVTAPGRKECEGSYDTPGDGLPLTSVNPGYTLTDLRPKGFEPQVSAMDWLPDGRLAVTTWGGSEETKGEVYVLDNVTGDTGPDKVTFEKIADGLKEPMGVKYVDGKLYVSEKHQLTELADLEGDDDASERRKIAEWPYGGNFHEFAFGLLYDKGDFYLNLSVAINYGGATTDPQPAPNRGTTIKVNKNTGKVTYLAGGLRTPNGIGRGPDNELFVTDNQGGWLPASKLMHVKQDRFFNHYTNPEGPFDDNTVTKPVLWLPQNEIANSPSTPMTVKKGTFAGQLMFGDVTYGGLQRADLEKVNGEFQGAVFRHTQGLESGITRISTGPDGAIYTGGLGADGNWGQEGKLRFGLQKLTPNGKTAFDIKTMRATSDGFKLTYTKPLSDKTVEKLTSGAYSVEQWRYAPTPAYGGPKVDEEALTVTKADISDDRRTVQLTIPGLKSDRVVHVRSPRPFSSADDEQLWSTEAWYTLNARPGQTEPVTSYDAESARLSGGADIDTEHAGFTGSGFVDGFGEPGATATFDVQAPAKGTYAVDLRYANGPHPAPGTKTLGVSVNGGSARQTQLPSTETWKRWSTKTEKLALRKGRNTITYSYRPEDTGHVNLDMIEVRRPDSRIDLFSGGSTAAAWQHPDGSSPQWPRTADKSIEVCCGDIRTKQAFNDFTLHAEFRVPKLPDDVTGQDRGNSGIYLQERYEVQILDSYGVEKLAANEAASIYTKKAADENASTAPETWQTYDITFRAARFDADGKKTADARITVVWNGKKVHDNVAVDGPTGAGDAESAAAGAIRLQDHGNKVRFRNVWIEPTDR, from the coding sequence ATGGCCGGCGGCGTACTCACCGCGCCGGCCGTCGGCGCCGAGGACAAGGACGACGACAGGCCCTTCGCCGACCTGCCCCCACAGGAACCCGGGGTCACGCTGCGGGTGTTCGACGTCCAGTCGCCGCTGAGCAAGCTCTGCGACCTCAAGCCCGCCCAGACCCCCAACGTCGACAAGCTGATCCCCACCGTCGACTGGTCCTCCACGGAGGGCTTCGGGTTCAGCGACAACTTCGTGTCACAGATCATCGGCAACATCAACGTGCCCGCGGACGGCGCGTACACCTTCCGTCTGATCAGCGACGACGGTTCGCGCCTGTTCATCGGCGACAAGAAGGTCGTCGACCACGACGGGCTGCACGGCGCCGAGCCCAAGGACGGCGAGATCACCCTCACCCCGGGCTATCACCCGCTGCGCGTCGACCACTTCGACCGGAGCAACGACCAGCAGGTCACCCTGCAGTGGAAGCCGCCCGGCGCCGACGCCTTCACCCTCGTACCGAACTCCGTGCTCAGTACGGATGCCGACGTGGTGCGGGTGACCGCGCCGGGCCGCAAGGAGTGCGAGGGCAGCTACGACACCCCGGGCGACGGCCTCCCCCTGACGTCGGTCAACCCCGGCTACACGCTGACCGATCTGCGCCCCAAGGGCTTCGAGCCGCAGGTCTCCGCGATGGACTGGCTGCCCGACGGCCGGCTCGCCGTGACCACCTGGGGCGGCAGCGAGGAGACCAAGGGCGAGGTGTACGTCCTGGACAACGTCACCGGCGACACCGGACCGGACAAGGTCACCTTCGAGAAGATCGCCGACGGGCTCAAGGAGCCGATGGGCGTCAAGTACGTGGACGGGAAGCTGTACGTCTCGGAGAAGCACCAGCTGACCGAGCTCGCCGATCTGGAGGGCGACGACGACGCGAGCGAGCGGCGGAAGATCGCCGAGTGGCCCTACGGCGGGAACTTCCACGAATTCGCCTTCGGACTGCTCTACGACAAGGGCGACTTCTATCTGAACCTGTCCGTCGCCATCAACTACGGCGGCGCGACGACCGACCCGCAGCCCGCTCCCAACCGCGGCACCACGATCAAGGTGAACAAGAACACCGGGAAGGTCACCTACCTCGCCGGCGGCCTGCGCACCCCCAACGGCATCGGCCGCGGCCCCGATAACGAGCTGTTCGTCACGGACAACCAGGGCGGCTGGCTGCCCGCCTCGAAGCTGATGCACGTCAAACAGGACCGGTTCTTCAATCACTACACGAACCCGGAAGGCCCGTTCGACGACAACACCGTCACCAAGCCGGTGCTGTGGCTGCCGCAGAACGAGATAGCCAACTCCCCCAGCACCCCCATGACGGTCAAGAAGGGGACTTTCGCCGGGCAGTTGATGTTCGGTGACGTCACGTACGGCGGACTGCAGCGCGCCGATCTGGAGAAGGTCAACGGCGAGTTCCAGGGCGCCGTGTTCCGCCACACGCAGGGTCTGGAGTCCGGCATCACCCGTATCTCCACCGGTCCTGACGGGGCGATCTACACCGGCGGGCTCGGTGCGGACGGCAACTGGGGCCAGGAGGGCAAGCTCCGCTTCGGCCTGCAGAAGCTCACCCCGAACGGCAAGACCGCGTTCGACATCAAGACGATGCGCGCCACCTCCGACGGCTTCAAGCTCACCTACACCAAGCCGCTTTCGGACAAGACCGTCGAGAAGCTGACCAGCGGGGCGTACTCCGTCGAGCAGTGGCGTTACGCCCCTACCCCCGCCTATGGCGGCCCCAAGGTCGACGAGGAGGCCCTGACCGTCACGAAGGCCGACATCTCCGACGACCGGCGCACCGTCCAGCTCACCATCCCGGGACTCAAGAGCGACCGCGTGGTGCACGTACGCTCACCGCGCCCGTTCTCCTCGGCCGACGACGAGCAGCTGTGGTCCACCGAGGCCTGGTACACCCTGAACGCCCGCCCCGGCCAGACCGAGCCGGTCACGTCGTACGACGCCGAGTCGGCGCGGCTGTCCGGCGGCGCGGACATCGACACCGAGCACGCCGGATTCACCGGCAGCGGCTTCGTCGACGGCTTCGGCGAACCCGGTGCCACGGCCACGTTCGACGTCCAGGCCCCGGCCAAGGGCACGTACGCGGTGGACCTGCGCTACGCCAACGGCCCCCACCCCGCCCCCGGCACCAAGACCCTCGGCGTGAGTGTGAACGGCGGGTCCGCGCGCCAGACGCAGCTGCCCTCCACCGAGACGTGGAAGCGCTGGTCGACCAAGACCGAGAAACTCGCCCTGCGCAAGGGGCGCAACACCATCACGTATTCCTACCGGCCCGAGGACACCGGTCATGTCAACCTCGACATGATCGAAGTACGCCGCCCCGACAGCCGCATCGACCTCTTCTCGGGTGGCAGCACCGCCGCCGCCTGGCAGCATCCGGACGGCAGCAGCCCTCAATGGCCCCGCACCGCCGACAAGTCCATCGAGGTGTGCTGCGGCGACATCCGCACCAAACAAGCCTTCAACGACTTCACACTGCACGCCGAATTCCGGGTGCCCAAGCTCCCGGACGACGTGACCGGACAGGACCGGGGCAACAGCGGCATTTATCTGCAGGAACGCTACGAGGTCCAGATCCTGGACTCCTACGGAGTGGAGAAACTCGCCGCGAACGAAGCCGCCTCCATCTACACCAAGAAAGCCGCCGACGAGAACGCCTCCACGGCGCCCGAAACCTGGCAGACCTACGACATCACCTTCCGGGCGGCCCGCTTCGACGCGGACGGCAAGAAGACCGCCGACGCGCGCATCACCGTGGTGTGGAACGGCAAGAAGGTCCACGACAACGTGGCCGTCGACGGTCCCACGGGAGCAGGGGATGCCGAATCCGCTGCCGCGGGGGCCATCCGGCTCCAGGACCACGGCAACAAGGTCCGCTTCCGCAACGTCTGGATCGAGCCCACCGACCGCTGA